The Nitrospira sp. DNA segment CGAGGCGGTTAAGAAGATGGTGGCGACCGTGATCAAAGCCGCCAAGGCGAAGGGAAGGAAGATCGGCATTTGCGGCCAGGCGCCGAGCGACTATCCGGAGTTCGCAAACTTCCTCGTCGAGCAGGGGATTGAAAGCATGTCCTTGAACCCAGACGCGGTCATCAAAACGACGATGGCGGTGCTGGAACAGGAGAAACAACGTTCACGATGAGCCTGCAAGATGAAACTGGATCGGAAAAATGTGGGCAGAGGAAAGAGAGGGGACGGTAGGCCCGATGTTCACATCCTGGGCGATCTTTTTGGTGAGCGCCGCCGTGATCGTTTATGCCGGTACGAAATTGTCTCGTTATGGGGACCAGATCGCGGATCTCACCGGGTTAGGGGGACTCTGGATCGGTGTCGTGCTGATGGCGGGAGCCACATCGCTTCCGGAAGTGTTCACGACCGTCAGCGCGAGCCTGCTCGATGCGCCGGATCTGGCGGCCGGCGATCTGTTCGGTGCCTGTATGACGAATATGCTGACGCTGGGACTCATCGATTTGATGCACCGGCAGAAACGGGTGTGGCAGCAGGCGGCCTTCGAACATGCGTTGAGCGCCGGATTAGCCATGTTTTTGACGGGGCTCGCGGCGTTTTTCATCCTCCTGGGACAAGATATCAAATATGGCGGCATCGGATTGGGCAGTACGGTTGTACTGCTGTTCTACATTCTCGGTATGCGCGTCATTTTCAGGCAGGAGTCCGTGAAGCGCCGTCAGCGCGAACAAGAAAAAGTGGTCGAAGGTCACGCGCGTGAGGAGGATGACGGACCGAGCAAGCGCGATGGGCTGAAGCGAGCCGCGCTCGGGTTCGGATCAGCTGCGTTCGGTCTCTTGATCGCCGCGCCGTTTCTCGCGAGCTCGGCGAATCAGATCGCCGAACAGTCCGGTGTGTCCGCGACGTTTATCGGCACGTCGCTCGTGGCTATTACGACCTCGCTTCCCGAACTTGTGACGGCGGTGGCGGCAGTCCGGTTGGGCGCATTCGACCTGGCCGTCGGCAACTTGTTCGGCAGCAACGCCTTTAACATGGCCGCGTTCTTTTTCGTGGATGTGGCCCATCAGAGCGGGCCGTTGTTCAATGCCGTGTCGGACGCGCATGCGTTGACTGCCTTGTGGGGTATCCTCATGATGAGTGTGGCGCTGATGGGGATCATCTATCGTGTTGAGAAACGATATCTCCTGATTGAACCGGACAGTTTGGCCATTATCCTCGGCTACTGTCTCGGACTCGTATTGTTGTTTCAATGAACGCACCAATCACCACAACCGTAAGAGAAGAGCTGCAGCGCATCGGCACGTGGCGGCTTTCAACAGAAGACGTGGCTCGACAGGTGGAGGCCGATGCGGAGCACGGTCTTACCACCGAGGAGGCTCGGCGTCGCCTGGATCGCCAAGGTGCCAACGAATTGCCCGAAAGTCCTCCTCCTTCCCTGCTCTCATTATTCCTGTCTCAGTTCACCAACGTCATCGTGTGGGTGCTGATCGGGGCGGCGGTCATCTCCGGTCTCTTGGAGGATTGGCTTGATGCGGCGGCCATCTTGACGATTGTGCTGCTCAACGGAGTGCTTGGGTTTGTACAAGAGTTTCGGGCCGAGCGGTCGTTGGCAGCGCTGCGAAAAATGTCGATCGCGACGGCTCAGGTGGTCCGCGACGGCACGCTGCGAGTGATTCCCGCACGGGAGGTCGTCTCCGGCGATGTCGTGCTCCTCGAGGCCGGAGATCGAATTCCGGCAGATGCACGGCTGGTGTACGCGACAAATTTTCACACACAGGAAGCCTCCCTCACCGGAGAATCGACGCCTGTTGAAAAGGGCGCGGACGCGATCGATCGGCCGGATGTGCCGCTGGCCGACCGATCCAACATGGTCTTCATGGGCACCGTTGCTGTGTCGGGTAAGGCCCGTGCGCTCGTGACGGCCACGGGGCTCAACACAGAACTGGGACACATTGCGACCATGATTCAAAAGGCCGCCGAAGCGGAGCGGACCGAAACGCCACTTCAGCAGCGCCTCGCGCAATTCGGCTACACCTTATTGTGGTTGGCGCTGGGGGTCGTCAGTGTCGTCTTTGTCTTGGGCTACCTGCGCGGCGAACCGGCGATGACCATGTTCCTCACATCAGTCAGTCTCGCTGTGGCCGCCGTTCCGGAGGGGCTCCCGGCTGTGGTGACGATCACCCTCGCCCTGGGTGTCACACGGATGGTCCGACGGAACGCACTCATCCGCAAATTGCCGGCGGTTGAAACGCTTGGTTCCGCCACCGTCATCTGCTCCGATAAAACCGGCACACTCACGAAGAACGAAATGACGGTGACGAAGCTTTTCGTGGGAGAAAAAGTATTTGATGTGACTGGTGAAGGATATGATCCAGTAGGCGAAATCCGTGAAGCGTTAGGCGTGAAGCGTGAGAGACCGCCCTCTGCACCTGACCCTCCACTCATGGCCCGTGACCCATCGCATCTGCCCGAAGAGCTTCGCCAACTGTTGACGGCATCGGTGTTGTGCAACGGTGCGACGTTGAAGGAGGAAGATGGCACCTGGCAGGTGATCGGTGATCCGACGGAGGGGGCCCTCTTGGTTGCGGCCGCAAAGGCCGGCCTTCGTATGGAAGAACTTGAGCCGAGCCACCAGTTTCTTGGAGAGGTTCCGTTCGATCCTGAGCGGAAGATGATGACGATTGTGCGGCAGTCGTCGGGCGGGCCGGTGGCCTATGTGAAAGGTGCGCCGGATGTCCTCCTTGGCCGATGCACCCACCGGCTGGGCCCGAACGGGACGATCGAACCATTGTCGGATTCAACCCGTGCCGCGGTCCTTGACGCCAATGCGCAATTTGCACATTGCGCGCTGCGTGTGCTGGGCCTTGGGCAGCGTCGGCTGGCACGCCAACCTGATTCTTACCACTCGTCGGAACTCGAGCAACAACTGGTCTTTCTGGGCCTTGCCGCCATGAAGGATCCGTTGAGACCGGAGGCAAAAATCGCAGTGCAAGCCTGCCATGCTGCCGGCATCAGGACGGTCATGATTACGGGAGATCACAAGGATACGGCGACGGCGATCGCAGAAGAACTGAGAGGGATGAAGGAGCCGATACAGTCGTTATCCGGGTCGGAACTGGATCGCTTGTCCGATGACAACTTGGTCCGGACCGTGGAGCAGGTGGCGGTCTATGCGAGAGTCACGGCGGAACACAAGCTGCGCATCGTCAAGGCGTGGAAGTCGACCGGCGCGGTTGTGGCCATGACGGGAGACGGGGTGAACGATGCTCCGGCCGTGAAGGCAGCCGACATCGGTGTCGCGATGGGAATCACAGGAACCGACGTCACAAAAGAAGCCGCCGACATGGTGGTGACGGATGATAATTTTGCCTCGATCGCGGCAGCTGTGGAAGAGGGCCGGGGCATCTTCGATAATATTCGGAAAGCGGTGCATTTCTTACTCTCGTGCAACGTGAGCGAGGTGCTGGTCATGCTCTTTGCCACGCTGTTGGGTGTACCGCTGCCGCTACTCCCGATCCAGATTCTCTGGATGAACCTGGTGACGGATGGGTTTCCTGCTCTGGCCTTGGCGGTCGATCCAAAGGCCCCGGACTTGATGAAGCGCCGACCGAGAAGGCCGGAGGCACGGTTGTTAGACAGAGGGAGCCTGATGGCGATCGGCCTCGAGGGGCTGATGTTGAGTGCCATTGCATTGGGGGCGTTCACCTATAGTCTGTACGGTCTCCATCAAGATGTCGAACAAGCGAGGACCGTCGCGTTCACCGTGCTGGTGATCAATCAACTGGTGCATGCCTTCAACTGCCGAAGCGACCGCTGGTCGCTGTTTCAGATCGGTGTGGGAACGAATCGTCCGTTGCTCCTTGCCTTCGCATTCTCCCTCGGCATCCAAATAGCCGTGTTGACTGTTCCACCGGTAGCCGCGATCTTCAAGGTTGCCCCGTTGCCGCTTGAAGATTGGGTGCTGATGGGGGCGACTGGCATGTTGCCCGTTGCCATCATGGAAGCGGTCAAACTGTGGAGGCGTTCCTGAAGGTGTCGAGGGGAGAGCGCGAACGGGGTAGATGTTGACTTGAGGTGTCGATCGATTGGGGGCCGATCCAGGAGAATTCGAATCAACCTCGCACGAGCCATTCCGAATGGTACTACTGCCTAGTCGCCAGGCTTCGCGTTGGGGTGCACCTTGCCGGGGAACGGATCCAGGATGTTCTTCGGCGCATGGTTCCAGATCACGTCCGCCAGGTTCGGCATGCGGCTCACAGTCTGCGCCGCCACCCCACGCCGGCTCCGAACAATCCGCTCTTTCCATCGGTGACTGTGATATTGATAGCTATTATGTGATTGTACTTTCGCAGAGACGGCGCCATTTGCGAACTAGGATATCTCCTAGGTTTTCCGTCGAAGACCCCTTAAAGGCACCTCCATTAATGTGCCGGCCGAGTGAAGTGAATGATCTGATAAAGTGTTGCATAAGCAGTTGGCGGACACTATAAATAGGTTGTGTGCAAATTCTGGGAGAGGGTGACGGCTTGCTGTCTGGAGAACGTTGAACGCTGTCGAATGCCGTATGGTACCTCTTTTCAAGGGTATGGCGTCTTGCATCACGGTTCCCTTCAATATGGCTATGATCCCCCGCGAGCCCGCTGAGTTTCTCTGCTCCTTTGTGAAGCGATAGTCGGTACTGTGAAGAGACACGGTGCACCGGCTCGTGGATGCAGGGGAGAAGGATCCGTTGGCCACGCGCTGAGCCGCTGTCGTGGCGGCCGTCGAATCTGCGCGCGACAGATGGGCGGGCAAGGACAATAAGCATGCTGAAACATACAAGCCTAGGCGGTCTGCTCTTCATCTTGGTCATCTTGACCAGCTGCAGTGTATTTTCAAAAGCGGACGGGCCCACGCGAGTTCATGACATCTATATCAACGGCCAGGATTCGATAACGCCCCTTGAGCTGTATGCCGCGGTGGGAGAAGAAATCCGGTGGCACAACCAACTTGCGGTTCCGATTCATCTTGGATTGCTCGGGGTGAAGCCGATCGAGGAAGCACGCTGTGATAAAGGATTCACGACATGGTTTGGGACCATCAAGGAGATGATCCCGATTGCAGCAGGAGATTTTGTCAGCGTGTGTTTTCTGCACGCTCATACGGTCCGGTACAATGTGTGGACGGATATCACCGACCCCTTCCATTCAATGAGTCCGACGGCAATTATTCATCTGGACGAGGCAAGGTGATGGTACGGGAGATATGTTGTCAACATGGTGTAAGGAGGAAGCGATGAGGACGCTCGTGCGCCAAATTGTGATCGTCGCCTGTGCCTATGGGCTCAGCCTTGGTTGGGTTCCGGATATCGGGGCGTATGAGGAGATGTCTCTTTCCGAGAGCGGATCGCTCTCGGGAACCGTCAATCTCGACGGCAAAGTGCCGATGCCGAAGGGGTACAATCTCACCACCGTGCCGGATCCAGTCTATTGTGGGCGGATTTCCGATGGGCGAGGCTGGAGATTGCTGCAGCCTTTCGACGTCGGCTCGAAGCAGGAGTTTCGCAACGTTGTCGTCTATCTTGACGGGATCGACAAGGGAAAGCCTTTCGGCGAGTATGTGCCCCCGAGAATCGAAGCCGTGGACTGTCGCTTTATTCCGTTTATCAACGTCGTGCGCGATCTCCACGATGTCGTCGTCGTCAACATGGACCCTGCCTTTCACGACATTCAAGCCTACGAGACCTCACATCTTGGGCCTCGTGTCTTATTCAATGTGCCGTTGCCGATCAGTAAACGATATCCTCGTGAGGCCGGGTTGAGCGCAAATTTCCACAAGCACTACGAAGGGGCCACCGTGACTCAATCGGTCAAGATGACGAGGGACCGAAAGATTTTTACCATGCAATGCGGCTTCCATCCCTATATGGAAAGTTGGGCATTGGTTGCCGACCATCCCTATTATACTGTGGCCGACTCCGAAGGGCGGTTCGAGTTCACCGACATTCCACCCGGCACCTACAAGGTGAAAGTCTGGCATCCGTACATCAGGGACGAGATTGAGCAGACGATTACGATTGAACCGAAAAAGGAGGCGAGCGTGAGTCTGACGGTCGAGGCACCGACCGGTCGCCTCTATGCCAATCAAATGGTCGAGAATGCCTATGTTCGGTACACGATTACTGAAGATGTGCAGAGTCAAATCGTGCCGACGTTGGAAAAACAACGTATCATCGCACCTGAATGATACCGGCCTTGTGGTTCAGATGACGACGCATCGAATCATGGAGTTCTAGGGTAACGGCTGAGTCAGGGACCGACCGGCTCGTGACCTGTGGTCAAGAATCAGAAGCGATTCGGGAGCCCTTGCATCACGAGCCCTGTACACAGTGGCCTGTTCCAGCTGATCTCATCCCAACAAGGATAATACGGCTCGATTCCACCCGAGAGGGCCTGGACCCGGCGCGAGGATCAGCTTGGGAAGCGGGATGGCTGTCTCATACGAACCGTTAGGTCGTTGAACAAGAATGGGTTGCTCCACTGTCTGAAGCATCGGGAGATCGTTCAGGCTGTTTCCAATCCCGACGGTGATGAGCCGGTCTCGATCATGGTCAGCCAGACGGCGGTAGCAATCGATGAGATAGTGCACAGCGTGACCCTTGTCCTGAACGCCCATCAGGTGATGAAAGCGATCTCCTTTCGTCCAGCGCAGGCCACGGGCTGTGATGGCCTGTGCGAGAGTTTCCAATGGGCATTGCTCATCCTCCACCACGAACGGCTCATCA contains these protein-coding regions:
- a CDS encoding sodium:calcium antiporter yields the protein MFTSWAIFLVSAAVIVYAGTKLSRYGDQIADLTGLGGLWIGVVLMAGATSLPEVFTTVSASLLDAPDLAAGDLFGACMTNMLTLGLIDLMHRQKRVWQQAAFEHALSAGLAMFLTGLAAFFILLGQDIKYGGIGLGSTVVLLFYILGMRVIFRQESVKRRQREQEKVVEGHAREEDDGPSKRDGLKRAALGFGSAAFGLLIAAPFLASSANQIAEQSGVSATFIGTSLVAITTSLPELVTAVAAVRLGAFDLAVGNLFGSNAFNMAAFFFVDVAHQSGPLFNAVSDAHALTALWGILMMSVALMGIIYRVEKRYLLIEPDSLAIILGYCLGLVLLFQ
- a CDS encoding cation-translocating P-type ATPase, with protein sequence MNAPITTTVREELQRIGTWRLSTEDVARQVEADAEHGLTTEEARRRLDRQGANELPESPPPSLLSLFLSQFTNVIVWVLIGAAVISGLLEDWLDAAAILTIVLLNGVLGFVQEFRAERSLAALRKMSIATAQVVRDGTLRVIPAREVVSGDVVLLEAGDRIPADARLVYATNFHTQEASLTGESTPVEKGADAIDRPDVPLADRSNMVFMGTVAVSGKARALVTATGLNTELGHIATMIQKAAEAERTETPLQQRLAQFGYTLLWLALGVVSVVFVLGYLRGEPAMTMFLTSVSLAVAAVPEGLPAVVTITLALGVTRMVRRNALIRKLPAVETLGSATVICSDKTGTLTKNEMTVTKLFVGEKVFDVTGEGYDPVGEIREALGVKRERPPSAPDPPLMARDPSHLPEELRQLLTASVLCNGATLKEEDGTWQVIGDPTEGALLVAAAKAGLRMEELEPSHQFLGEVPFDPERKMMTIVRQSSGGPVAYVKGAPDVLLGRCTHRLGPNGTIEPLSDSTRAAVLDANAQFAHCALRVLGLGQRRLARQPDSYHSSELEQQLVFLGLAAMKDPLRPEAKIAVQACHAAGIRTVMITGDHKDTATAIAEELRGMKEPIQSLSGSELDRLSDDNLVRTVEQVAVYARVTAEHKLRIVKAWKSTGAVVAMTGDGVNDAPAVKAADIGVAMGITGTDVTKEAADMVVTDDNFASIAAAVEEGRGIFDNIRKAVHFLLSCNVSEVLVMLFATLLGVPLPLLPIQILWMNLVTDGFPALALAVDPKAPDLMKRRPRRPEARLLDRGSLMAIGLEGLMLSAIALGAFTYSLYGLHQDVEQARTVAFTVLVINQLVHAFNCRSDRWSLFQIGVGTNRPLLLAFAFSLGIQIAVLTVPPVAAIFKVAPLPLEDWVLMGATGMLPVAIMEAVKLWRRS
- a CDS encoding carboxypeptidase regulatory-like domain-containing protein — translated: MLSTWCKEEAMRTLVRQIVIVACAYGLSLGWVPDIGAYEEMSLSESGSLSGTVNLDGKVPMPKGYNLTTVPDPVYCGRISDGRGWRLLQPFDVGSKQEFRNVVVYLDGIDKGKPFGEYVPPRIEAVDCRFIPFINVVRDLHDVVVVNMDPAFHDIQAYETSHLGPRVLFNVPLPISKRYPREAGLSANFHKHYEGATVTQSVKMTRDRKIFTMQCGFHPYMESWALVADHPYYTVADSEGRFEFTDIPPGTYKVKVWHPYIRDEIEQTITIEPKKEASVSLTVEAPTGRLYANQMVENAYVRYTITEDVQSQIVPTLEKQRIIAPE